CAACCGTTTAATCATTTCACGTTAGAGCAGAGGCAGGAGATATACACGGATAAAGGCAGGTAGAAGTCGTTATAACTTGGGATTTATGACAAATGGTAGCAAAAGTGACGCATTCGTTTTTTCTTAAAACGGCTGTAACATTGTTTGTCATCCAAAACAACAAAAGCCGCCCCTTCAACTGGGCGGCTTTTGAACTCAAATAACAATTAAACTTTAGAATTCGCGCTTATACGACAAGCTAAAGCCAATACCTTTAGTTTCAGATCTGAACAGAACATCTTCAAATTGCATTTCCTTGGTTTCATCAAGAAGGTTTTGCACTTTGAATTTCACTGTGCTGTTGAAATCCGGGTAGTAGGTGTACACCAAATCCAATGAGTGGAATGGTTGCTCGTAGTTATCATCAAACCCGTCGATACCCGGAATAATAATACGCTCACCAAACACGTTATACACTAACGATGCTGAGTGGTTGCCATCATCCGAGTCGTAACCCAAGTTAAAGTTAACCACATATTTGGAATGACCTGTCAATCGGCGAGTCAAATTAGTCACAGCCGCAGAAACACGGGTTTGTTCAACAATGTTTTGACCATCCATAACCACTTCTGAATCACTTAAGGTCAAGTTTCCACTGAAGAACATATTGTCCCAAATACCGTCACCAATAAACTCCAATCCTTTCAGGAATTCCACTTCCATACCGTAAACCTTGCCAGTTTCAGCGTTGGCAATACGGATCAGAGGAGGGCCATCCTGTGCAGGTGATTGAACCGCTTCAATCGGTGAATCCATATCCTTGTAGAATGCAGCAACAGATAGGTTGTCGCCATTATCCATATACCATTCCCAACGAATATCGAAGTTATCCATTTTGGTGGTTCTTAAGCCCGGCGTACCCTGAATTGGATAATCCGTAAGAGGATCGATGTAGGTTGAAGGTGATACTTCACGAATATCAGGACGAACAACGGTTGCACCATAGCTGAAACGCAATTGCATTTCAGGGGTTAAGGTGTAAGTCACTGCCAATGAAGGATATAAATCATCTTCCTGGAATACCAGATCCTGCAAACCATAACCGTCTGGAACATCAAACTTGTTGGTCAACGGGTTGAACGGGGTAACCGCTTGACGGTAGTCTTCCCATCTCACACCACCGCTAAAACGCCATGTATTATTGAAGAACATGTCAGCTTCAAAATAATAAGCATCAATTTTCAGACCCGATGCATAATCATCACCGCCAATTGTTGTATTACGGATCAACAATTCATTGTTTGATAACTCTGCCGCATCCAGTGACGAATCACTTAAGATATCGGATAACAAAGAACCTTCCAGATCTGATGAATTAGCAAAACCACGACCGCTGATATCAAAACGACGGTTGGTGGCATAACGGGATTTAGTGACAAAATCACCACCCGCTTTAAATTCCATTTCCCAACGCCCCAAAGTCAGTGGGTAGTTCACATTCCAGCCATAGTTTTCTACGCGGTCATGCAAGTCCTGGAATTGATAACGAGCTGAAGTGGTACTGTTGCTCAGGCCACTTTCATTGACCAAATCAAACAATCCATCTTCGTTGTCGTCTTCAAGAATAAAACGTGCAGATAAACCACCTGGAGCGTTACGGCTTGAACGCCCCAAAGAATAGCGCCAGTCAACACCAAGGAAGCCAAGCTCAGGGAAGGTATGCATACCTTTGATTTGGTTAACAAACAGCTTACGCTCTTCATATAACACATCAAATTCACGGATACGCTGACCATCTTCAAGCAAGATGTTGTTACTTTGACCTTGCTTTTCTTTTAAACGGTCGCTGGTGTCATTCAATACGATGGAACTGAAATCAATGCGGTGATTACGTCTGTAATCAATACCGAAGTTCATCATGCCCGACCATTTAATGGAATGCTCAGTGGTTTGTACGTCATCGAAGAAACGTACAAAACGGACGTTGTCGCCATCACGAGAAGCTTGTTCACCCAAAAACTCTTCCGACACATCCCAGCTATTGTCATAGCCAACAGTCGCTAAAAAGCCTAAGCGAAAATCTTCGTTGTAATCGAAGTTATTACCCAAAGCGAAAGTAAATCCATAGTCAGGATCTACGCTATCCAGATAAGGGTCATAATCTCGATTTAAGTCTTTAACAAAATCACGCGCTTCATTGGCAGTGATATTTTTAAAGAAATTCAAGCTGTCCCATTCTTGCTGAATTGATGCTGGCGCTGCGCGCAAACCATCATCTTTACCAAGAAAGCTACTGCCGTCATTGTATTGATAAGCATCGTCGAAATTGTCGGAGTTACCGCCAATTTTCACACTGCCATTGAAAACAAAATCCGTCGGGATCGTCTTCAAACGAATATCCACGTTACCACCACCAAATGCCGCAGGCATGGAAGGGGAATAGGATTTTTGTACCGACAGGCTTTCAATAATGTCAGATGGAAACAAATCCAGAGGGATAACCGAGCGAGTCGGATCCGGGCTAGGAACAGAACTACCATTCAATTGTGTACTGGAATAACGTTCACCCAAACCACGTACATAAATGAATTTGCCATCAACCAGGGTCAAACCGGTTACACGACGTAAAGCAGAAGCTGCGTCGCTGTCACCGGTACGAGAAATTTGTTCAGCACCCAGGATATCCGCAACAAACGCTTGTTCTTTACGTTCCTGTAGCACTGCTGTTGCACTGCCTTTCAAACGTGTACCAACAGCTACCACTTCCTCGATTGTTTGTTCTTCCTCTTGCTCCTGAGCTAATGCAGGCTGCAAGCTCATCGCGGCAACGACTGCTAAAGTCACTTTTGCCAGAGGATATGCTTTAGAACGCATAGTCATTCGTTACCTCATTTGAAATCGTTAATTCGGGATGTTCGCATGTTACGGTGTTCGTCAACCGACATCCCACCAAAAATTTCACGCGCCTTTTACAGGAAGTGCGCTGCCTTGGCAACGCACTTCGTTATTCTTAAAAAGCGGTTTGAGGTTTACTCAAGACCAACAGTCCAGCCAGCAGTCCAGTCGTTTGACTCTTCTACTGCACCGATGAAGTCAACATTGTCGAAGAATGTGTCACCGGAGAAGTCCTTCGCAGTACCGTTGTAAATAGTGTAGATACCATTTACTACCTCTGCCTGGCTAGCCGCTACCGCGTTACCAGATTGAGTGTTCAGGAACCAGTTTTGCAAATCCACTGCACCAGCTGCATTCTTGAAGTTCTCGCCGTTTTCACAAGCGATAACCGAGTTAGTCATAGTGATAGTGCCATCACCCAGGTTCAATTGGCTTTCAGTTGAGTTTTCAACTTCGAAGCATTCACCCATACCAGCAGGACCAGTGATAACGAAGTTAGCCAACTGAGCACCCGTACCTTCGCGCAAGTAAACACCCTCAGAATCATCTTCACCATCGAAGTTGTTACCGATGATAGTCATGTTCGCAATTGAAGGGTTAGATTGAGGCTGCTTGTCTGGTGTAGAACCATCGTTGTCAGCTTCGATTGCACGGTTAGCATCTGAATCGTCAGCAGCGTGCTTAACCAATACGTATTGCATCTTACCTTGATAACCGTTATCCCAGTCTACGCTGTCGTCCTGGTTACCAGTTAATACAACATATTTCAGGTTAACTGTACCACCGAAGAATTCGATACCATCGTCAGCGTTTTGGTGAACCTGAATGTACTCAACCGTTGTACCAGAACCGATACCACCGAAGGTAATACCGTTCAATTCGTTGTCAGGGGCGATTTCATAGCCCGCGTGCTTAACAACAACATAGCGAAGCGTACCAGAGTTATCTTCTGTATTCGTACCACCGAATACCGCACCTTCTTCTACACCTTCAACTTGAAGTGCACAGTCAGAACCGTCTTGAGGACACTTGTTAGAAGGAGCGTTACCAAGAAGAACCATACCACCCCATTGACCAGCACCAGTAGTTTCACCTAACAAATCCTGGCTGGAAGTGAAAGTGATTGGTTTGGAAGCAGTACCTTCTGCCATGATTTTAGAACCACGGCTAACCACCAGGTAATCGTTACCAGAACGACCGAATACTTTAACGCCCGCTTCGATAGTCAAGGTAGCGCTGTCTGCGTTGTCACCACCCACGAATACAGGGCCAGACAATGCGTACAAGTTACCCGCAGTCAAGGTCAAATCAGAAGTAATACGGCCAGAGATTTGGCAAGTTGTGGTACCAGCAACTGGAGAAATCGCAGTAGTACCAGTAGGGCAACCCGCTACAGGAGCAGAAGCAGTGATTTCACCACCACCGAAGCCAAATGCCCAACCTTGACGCCAATCGTTAGTGCCTACAGCACCGATGAAGTCAGTTGCATCGAAGAAACCGTCAACAGCAGAAGCGTCTGTACCAGCACCCAACAGAGGAGAACCAGCCATAGGGGCACCCGTGTTAGACAACATAACAGATTCAGAAACGCTGTTACCTGTTTGAGTGTTCAGGAACCAGTTTTCCAAATCCACTGCGCCAGCAGCACTCTTGAAGTTTTCGCCGTTAGTACAAGCCATTACAGAACTGGTAATAGTGATAGTACCATCGCTCAGGTTAGCCTGGCTTTCGTCAGAGTTTTCAACTTCCAGACATTCACCCATTTCAGAAGGGCCAGTTACAACCATGTTGTAAATTTGAGCACCCGTACCTTCACGAAGATAAACACCTTCAGAGTCATCTTCACCGTCGAAGTTGTTACCAATGATGGTCAAGTTAGAAATCATTGGGTTAGATTGTGGATCTTTATCAGGAGTAGAACCATCGTTGTCAGCTTCGATACCACGGTTTGCATCGCCAGAGTTTTTGTCATGCTCGATGTAAACGTACTGCATCTTACCGCGGTAGCCGTTATCCCAGTCTACGCTGTCGTCCTGGTTACCAGTTAATACCAAGTGCTTAAGTTCAACGTTACCACCGAAGAACTCAACACCGTCGTCAGCATTTGAGTGAACTTGCAAGTAATCAACTTCAGTACCTGAACCAACACCACCGAAGGTTACACCGTTCAATTCGTTGTCAGGTGCGATTTCATAACCCGCGAACTTAACAACAACGTATTTTAAAGAACCTGAATCGTCAGCTTCGTTAGTACCACCAAAGACCGCACCTTCTTCTACACCTTCAACTTGAAGTGCGCAGTCAGAACCGTCTTGAGGACATTTGTTAGAAGGAGCATTACCAAGAATAACCATACCGCCCCACTGACCAGCGCCAGTGGTTTCACCCACAACGTCTTGCAAAGAAGTCATGATGATAGGCGCGCTTGCCGTACCCGCTGCTTCAATTTTTGAATCACGGCTAACAACCAGATAGTCATTACCGCTTTGGCCGAAGATAACAGTACCTTCTTCAATTGTCAGAGTAGCGCTGTCAGCTTTGTCGTTACCCACAAATACAGGACCAGAAAGCGCATAGAAAGCATCATTAGTCAGAGTTATATCTGAAGTGATGCGACCGGATAAAGTTTGAACAACAACAGACTCACCCAATGCAGCAGAAACCGCCTGACTCAAACCTGCATTGAATTCACCAGGAAGAGGAGTAGTTGGTGTAGTTGGAGTCGTAGGGGTAGTTGAACCACCATTATTCGTTGTGTTGTTGCTATTGTTAACACTGTTATCAACATTGCCTTCATTGATGTTGATGTCGCCGCCACAGCCCACGAGTGTGATAGCTGCTGCCAGTGCAGAAACTTTAAACAAGTCTTTAAGTTCCATTGTTGTGCTCCGAAGTTGGAAATTCGCGTAATAAATAAAACTGGCGCAAGACTAGCGGACAACTGTGACATATTTGTTACAGCCATTTCCTGTCACAAATGTTTAATAATGCTTTCCATCTTGAGGGTAAATTTATTATCAGAAACAAGAGGTTATGAATGAGAGAATCAGAACCGAAAAAGATATTAGTTATCGTAAAAACAAACCGGCTCAATGCTCAAAATAAGAAAAATTGCGCTTTTAAACTAATGACTTAGCAATATTTAATAAATACTCAACAACAGCGGAACAGCTACTGATTAATAGTGCGAAACCACTTGGTGATCACAAACTTTTCGCCAGCAGTTACAGGGTGAGCCTGATGTAGTGTATCGGGATTGGGCACACCATTTGGCAACAGATTGTTCCATACCAGCCCATAACCGCGGGTCGGCTGAAACTTCCGTGACACATTAAGAAACTCTGTTGCTCCACCTTTACAGTCATCATTTAAGTAAATCATCACTGTCCAGGTGCGCTGACCTCTTCGCGACGCATGCTGACGATATTCGTCTGAGCCCGGCTCAAAATAATCGGTATGCTGTTTGAACTCTTGGCCTTGCTGATAACGTTGTGCCTGAATAACTTCATTCTCACCCACACCAAGCTGCAAGGTTTGCACGATTTTGCTTTCCACTTGCGATACAACAGGATCACTAAGGAATGACAAGTTACAGGTGGTGGAAGTGCGAAAACCCTCGTAACCCGACTTGGCACTAATTTTTGAAGGCTGGAAATTAGCCTGAGCAATCCGAATAATATCTTCACATTCTGATGCAGTTAACAAATCAGGCAAACCATACAATTGAATTTGAGGTGTGGAGAAATCCTCTACCTGAATATGGTCGTCAGTTAAAAAACGAGGGCGGGACAGCGTTTGATAAAACGCTTCATCAAAGGGAGTCTTTACATTATCAGGCAGGTTCTTGCCTAATAATGCTTTACATTCTTCAAACTGAAATCCGTTTTCCATCAGGGTATTGAGCAATTTAATGGCGGGCTGCCCCGCCAATAGCTGCTGCAAAATCCAGTTTTTCCAATTTCCCGGCAGGGACATGGCTCAATCCTTTATCAAATAAAGTTGTCTACGAATATCCTTATCCAATACCGAAACATACCCGGCTTTGCTCACCAAAGCCTGTCCGGTTTGAGACATCACAAAATACAAAAACTCACGAGTCATGAAAGGCAAGGCTTCATCTGGAGCTTTATTCACGATCAGATACAGAGTACGAGACAGAGGGTAATCTCCTGACGCAATGTTTTCTGCATTGGCAGGAATATAAACACCACTTTCACCCGCAATTGACAATACTTTCACTCCTGAATAGGCATAACCAAAAGCGGCATAGCCCAAACCGCCTGGCGCATAGGCAACCGACTGGATAATGGAAGCCGAACTGGGCATTTCATTCACTCGTACTTTGAAATCGCCCTTACACAACGCTTTTTGTTTGAACAAACCATATGTACCCGATACCGAGTTACGCCCATACAGCTTTATTGGCAGTGATTTTCCTGTGCTATTTCCCGTGACCTGCATCCAGTTATCAATGCTGCGAGAACCTCCGCAGTAACGGGTCACAGAGAAAATCGCATCCACATCTTCCAGGCTTAAGCCCGATACAGGATTATCCAAAGGCACAAATAGCACAATGGCGTCCAGTGCAGCTTTTAATACAGTCGGTGCATAGCCATATTTACGACGAAAATATTCGATTTCACTGGCTTTAAGCTGACGACTCATTGAACCAATGCTTGCAACCCCTTCGGTTAGTGCAGTTGGAGCCGTAGCAGACCCAATCGCTTGCATCTGCACATTCACATGAGGATAGATTTGTTTGAAATGCTGAGACCAGAGTGCCACAAGATTTGCCATGGTGTCAGAACCGACAATGGTAATCGTTCCGGCAACGCCGGGCTGTTTTTCATATTCATAAGCAGCGCTACCAGCACTGAGAAACAATAGACAAGTAAAGATCAGGCTACGCATGAAGAGCTCTTTTTGCTGTCATATCTTTGGTAAATCCAAATGAAAATTCACTGCCTTCTCCCACTCTACTGGCAATTTCCAGCTTGGAATTATGATGCGACAGAACGTGCTTCACAATAGATAATCCCAGACCCGAACCTCCAGTCTTACGGGAACGCGCTTTATCAACACGATAAAAGCGCTCGGTTAATCGGCTCAAATGCTCAGGCGCAATACCATCACCATTATCTTTCACAGAAAAACGCGCACCAGCCACATTCGCTTTCCAGTAAACCTTGATATCACCGCCGCTGGGTGTGTAATGAATAGCATTAAAGATAAGATTGGAAAACGCACTGCGCAGTTCGGTTTCAACACCATAAACCAACAGGTTGCTATCAATCTCAAAGGATATTTGATGCCCCTTAGCCTTGTTCAACGTTGCCGCTTCGGTCTCAATAGTGCGCAATATCGCAGGCACATCAACCAACTTTTCATAGACACGTTCAGAACTCGCTTCAATACGAGACAAGGTTAACAACTCTTCCACCAGATTTTGCATTCTGGTGGCTTGTGACGCCATTTCCCCATGCGCTTTTTTCAAAAATTCAGGCGGGATCTCTTTTCCCATGGAGAACATTTCCAGATACCCGGTCAATACGGTTAATGGCGTGCGTAATTCATGAGAAACATTAGCCACGAAGTCTTTGCGCATTTGCTCCAGTTGCGACAATTGAGTCACATCACGCGCAATCAATAAATAGTGCTGCTCGCCATATGGCATGATCCGGTACTCAAGAATTTTGTCCATGTTAATCGGTGAAGGTACTTCGATAGGATAATCAAAACGACCGGCATTAAAAAAACTGACAAATTCCGGATGGCGGATCAAGTTGTCGAGTCTGCGCCCGCTATCTTCAGGCCAACGCAAACCTAATTCCAACCGAGCCAAACGGTTACACCAGAAAATATGCCCTTCGGCATCCACAACAACAACAGCATCGGGCAACGCTTCCGAACCTTCTTTGAAGCGGCGAATAAGCACCCCAAGCTGTTTACGTTTGTTTCGCGCTCTGCGCTGAGAATAGTAAATGCCGTCGTAGATATTACCCAGTATTCCACGCGCAGTAGGGGGAGTGATCTTCTTGCTATACCAGAGCCACTGATTAAGTTTAAACAAATTCCAGTAATGAATAACGACCAGAGAGGTCATGAAACCTGCCCATGCCAATAATGCGTGATCGAAATACGCACCAACCAGCATAACGAGCAGAAATACCAAAGACAGCTTTACCAGACTTTTAAACCAGGAAAATGGGTAGTACACAGGCTAATTCAAACCCCTTTGGCGCTTCCTGACGATTGGCAGCAAGAGTAAGACAACATCAGGTGAGAACAACAGTTTATTAATCCCGGAACTCACCGTCTCACCATCTCACTTTTCTTGGCGACTGTGTGGCATGTAATAGCTATCACAACAATCCTTTCAGTCTCTAATTAAGCCAATTCATTTGGTCAGGGCTTTGTAAGAGCTTAGTTAAGTGCTTGGTAAAAATAACAGGCAAGTTCCAAACCACTACATTTTAGCCGAAAAACGATAGCCAGCGCCACGAACTGTTTGGATCATATTTTCATGACCATTACCGGAAATCGCTTTACGTAAACGACGAATGTGAACATCCACGGTACGGTCTTCAACGTAAACATTGGTTCCCCAAACGTGATCCAGCAACTGTTCACGGCTATACACACGGTCGATATGAGTCATGAAAAAGTGCAGTAACTTAAACTCCGTTGGCCCCAACTTTAAGTCTTTATCATTGGAAGACACTCGATGAGAAACCGGATCCAGAATCAAGCCATTGACATTGATCACATCATCAGCCGATGTCGGTGACGCTCTGCGCATCACAGCTTTAATACGCGCAACCAGTTCTTTCGGAGAAAAAGGCTTGGTAACGTAATCATCTGCACCAGCATCAAGGCCACGAACCTTATCTTCCTCTTCACCACGAGCGGTCAGCATAATAATGGGAATATCCCTTGTATGCTCATGCTGCTTTAACTTTTTGGCAAGCTGAATACCTGAGCCACCCGGCAACATCCAATCCAGTAATACCAAATCAGGATAGGGTTCTTTTACCTTCTGTAACCCAACATCAAAGTCCTCTGCTTCAATCACGTCATAGTCGGATTGTTCCAGCACGAACTTCACCATGTCTCTAATAGGCGCTTCATCTTCAACAACAAGAATACGTTTAGACATTCGAAAACCCAGTTATCCAAAAATCGGACGAAATTATTTGTCTATTTTGTGACAATTTCATGAAATCAGTAAAAGATTCGCGTTCTTTGCCCGTTTTCATGCCATGCTTTTAGCAATGCAAGGGAGTATAGCTTGGATTATCAGGATGTTACAGAAATCGCCCAGAGCATTTGAATTAGCAAGCGTCGAGTCCTCTTAGCCAGGAATTAAAAGCTTGGGACATGTTTCTCTTTGTTCACAAATTTACACCATAGACAATTTCCAACATAAAAAATGAACAAAGATAAACACGCCCTCATTCAAAATAATGATTAATCACTGTATGCTATGTTCTGTCTATGCAAACAGCGAACAAAAATATAAAAACAAGGCGTTAGGCTAAAGAACAACAAGTATAAGGTAGGAATTCATGACCAAAGTCAAAACCGGGTTGTCCAGAAAGCTGCTTACCCGCGTTTTGTCAGTGTATTTTGTGCTGACTCTCGTTGTCACCGCTGGGCAAATACTGACCGAATATCTCAACGCCAAAAATCACATTATCGGCGAACTGCAAACGCTGAAAAACACCTTTAGCACCAGCCTTACCCGTGCCATCTGGGAGTTGAATACTCCACAAGCTCAATCCATTGCCGACGGCCTCATAGAATTACCGATCGTAGAAGGGGTTCAAATTCGAGACGAAAACGGCAGTTATATCGCGAATCTGGGCAAAACCTCAGTATTGGAAATCGCCCCCGTCTCCAGCGGCATCATGCACGAGCATAAAGGCGGCACATTCGGCTATACCTTCCCGCTTATTTTTGAATTTTCAGGCCGTACCTCAAATGTCGGCGACGTTACCCTGTATTCCAGCTTTGCCATTATTTTTGAGCGCATTCAGGTTGGCGTCTATTTTCTGGTGGGTAATGCCATTCTCAAAACCGCATTTTTAGTATTTCTGTTCCTGAATGCCTTCCGCACCATGCTCACCGACCCTCTTGGTGAAATGACCCGACAAATGAACGAGTTTGATTTGGAACGTCTGGAAGAATCGCGTTTGGTGGTCAAAATTAAAGATCAAAACGAGTTAATGGTATTGCGAGATGCTTACAACAAGCTGGTTGATGATTTGATTGATTTCCAGAGCAAGCTGGGAGGCGCTCAAATGGAACTGCGCGACGCCAACCGCAAACTCGACGAACAAAACCTGATGTTGGAACAAGAGGTCGCGCGCAAAACAGCAACGCTCAGCCGCATTATGCTGGATTTGGAACAACAGCGTGACGAGCTTATTGAAAAGCAATCGGCCTTAAAGAAGGAAAACGAAAACCGACGTCGTATAGAACAGAGATTACTGGATAAAAACAAAGAACTGGCAGATTCAATGGAAAGCCTGAGAATGGCTCAGGATCAACTGGTTGAGTCAGAACGAATGGCGTCACTAGGCGGACTGGTTGCCGGTATCGCTCACGACGTGAATACGCCGATTGGGGTAAGTGTTACCGCAGCGAGCTTTCTGGAAGAAAAACTTAAGCGATTACGCCTGGACTTCGATGAGAAAAAACTCACGCAGAAAGGCATGGGGACATTTCTGGATGACGCACATCAAACCACCTCACTACTGCTCAACAACCTGAATCGAGCGTCTGATCTCATTGCCAGTTTTAAACAGGTATCGGTAGACCAGACCAGTGAAGCGGTGCGCGACGTTAACATTAAGGACTACTTGCGAGAAATCATTCAGTCTCTGGCTCCAAAACTGAAGAAAACAGAGCATACAATCAATGTTGAATGCCGAGAAAATATGATTGTATATTGTGCTCCCGGCGCCATTGCACAGATCATTACCAACATGATCATGAACTCCCTTATTCACGGTTTTGAACATATTAATGCCGGAAAAATCAACATTATCATCCGTGATGACGACACTCAGATTTACATTGACTATAAGGACAATGGTCGTGGTCTTAGTCCGGAAATGCTGGATAAACATTTTGATGCCTTCGTTACCACTAAGCGC
Above is a window of Paraneptunicella aestuarii DNA encoding:
- a CDS encoding TonB-dependent receptor domain-containing protein, producing the protein MTMRSKAYPLAKVTLAVVAAMSLQPALAQEQEEEQTIEEVVAVGTRLKGSATAVLQERKEQAFVADILGAEQISRTGDSDAASALRRVTGLTLVDGKFIYVRGLGERYSSTQLNGSSVPSPDPTRSVIPLDLFPSDIIESLSVQKSYSPSMPAAFGGGNVDIRLKTIPTDFVFNGSVKIGGNSDNFDDAYQYNDGSSFLGKDDGLRAAPASIQQEWDSLNFFKNITANEARDFVKDLNRDYDPYLDSVDPDYGFTFALGNNFDYNEDFRLGFLATVGYDNSWDVSEEFLGEQASRDGDNVRFVRFFDDVQTTEHSIKWSGMMNFGIDYRRNHRIDFSSIVLNDTSDRLKEKQGQSNNILLEDGQRIREFDVLYEERKLFVNQIKGMHTFPELGFLGVDWRYSLGRSSRNAPGGLSARFILEDDNEDGLFDLVNESGLSNSTTSARYQFQDLHDRVENYGWNVNYPLTLGRWEMEFKAGGDFVTKSRYATNRRFDISGRGFANSSDLEGSLLSDILSDSSLDAAELSNNELLIRNTTIGGDDYASGLKIDAYYFEADMFFNNTWRFSGGVRWEDYRQAVTPFNPLTNKFDVPDGYGLQDLVFQEDDLYPSLAVTYTLTPEMQLRFSYGATVVRPDIREVSPSTYIDPLTDYPIQGTPGLRTTKMDNFDIRWEWYMDNGDNLSVAAFYKDMDSPIEAVQSPAQDGPPLIRIANAETGKVYGMEVEFLKGLEFIGDGIWDNMFFSGNLTLSDSEVVMDGQNIVEQTRVSAAVTNLTRRLTGHSKYVVNFNLGYDSDDGNHSASLVYNVFGERIIIPGIDGFDDNYEQPFHSLDLVYTYYPDFNSTVKFKVQNLLDETKEMQFEDVLFRSETKGIGFSLSYKREF
- a CDS encoding 2OG-Fe(II) oxygenase — translated: MSLPGNWKNWILQQLLAGQPAIKLLNTLMENGFQFEECKALLGKNLPDNVKTPFDEAFYQTLSRPRFLTDDHIQVEDFSTPQIQLYGLPDLLTASECEDIIRIAQANFQPSKISAKSGYEGFRTSTTCNLSFLSDPVVSQVESKIVQTLQLGVGENEVIQAQRYQQGQEFKQHTDYFEPGSDEYRQHASRRGQRTWTVMIYLNDDCKGGATEFLNVSRKFQPTRGYGLVWNNLLPNGVPNPDTLHQAHPVTAGEKFVITKWFRTINQ
- a CDS encoding PstS family phosphate ABC transporter substrate-binding protein, which codes for MRSLIFTCLLFLSAGSAAYEYEKQPGVAGTITIVGSDTMANLVALWSQHFKQIYPHVNVQMQAIGSATAPTALTEGVASIGSMSRQLKASEIEYFRRKYGYAPTVLKAALDAIVLFVPLDNPVSGLSLEDVDAIFSVTRYCGGSRSIDNWMQVTGNSTGKSLPIKLYGRNSVSGTYGLFKQKALCKGDFKVRVNEMPSSASIIQSVAYAPGGLGYAAFGYAYSGVKVLSIAGESGVYIPANAENIASGDYPLSRTLYLIVNKAPDEALPFMTREFLYFVMSQTGQALVSKAGYVSVLDKDIRRQLYLIKD
- the phoR gene encoding phosphate regulon sensor histidine kinase PhoR; its protein translation is MYYPFSWFKSLVKLSLVFLLVMLVGAYFDHALLAWAGFMTSLVVIHYWNLFKLNQWLWYSKKITPPTARGILGNIYDGIYYSQRRARNKRKQLGVLIRRFKEGSEALPDAVVVVDAEGHIFWCNRLARLELGLRWPEDSGRRLDNLIRHPEFVSFFNAGRFDYPIEVPSPINMDKILEYRIMPYGEQHYLLIARDVTQLSQLEQMRKDFVANVSHELRTPLTVLTGYLEMFSMGKEIPPEFLKKAHGEMASQATRMQNLVEELLTLSRIEASSERVYEKLVDVPAILRTIETEAATLNKAKGHQISFEIDSNLLVYGVETELRSAFSNLIFNAIHYTPSGGDIKVYWKANVAGARFSVKDNGDGIAPEHLSRLTERFYRVDKARSRKTGGSGLGLSIVKHVLSHHNSKLEIASRVGEGSEFSFGFTKDMTAKRALHA
- the phoB gene encoding phosphate regulon transcriptional regulator PhoB yields the protein MSKRILVVEDEAPIRDMVKFVLEQSDYDVIEAEDFDVGLQKVKEPYPDLVLLDWMLPGGSGIQLAKKLKQHEHTRDIPIIMLTARGEEEDKVRGLDAGADDYVTKPFSPKELVARIKAVMRRASPTSADDVINVNGLILDPVSHRVSSNDKDLKLGPTEFKLLHFFMTHIDRVYSREQLLDHVWGTNVYVEDRTVDVHIRRLRKAISGNGHENMIQTVRGAGYRFSAKM
- a CDS encoding sensor histidine kinase; amino-acid sequence: MTKVKTGLSRKLLTRVLSVYFVLTLVVTAGQILTEYLNAKNHIIGELQTLKNTFSTSLTRAIWELNTPQAQSIADGLIELPIVEGVQIRDENGSYIANLGKTSVLEIAPVSSGIMHEHKGGTFGYTFPLIFEFSGRTSNVGDVTLYSSFAIIFERIQVGVYFLVGNAILKTAFLVFLFLNAFRTMLTDPLGEMTRQMNEFDLERLEESRLVVKIKDQNELMVLRDAYNKLVDDLIDFQSKLGGAQMELRDANRKLDEQNLMLEQEVARKTATLSRIMLDLEQQRDELIEKQSALKKENENRRRIEQRLLDKNKELADSMESLRMAQDQLVESERMASLGGLVAGIAHDVNTPIGVSVTAASFLEEKLKRLRLDFDEKKLTQKGMGTFLDDAHQTTSLLLNNLNRASDLIASFKQVSVDQTSEAVRDVNIKDYLREIIQSLAPKLKKTEHTINVECRENMIVYCAPGAIAQIITNMIMNSLIHGFEHINAGKINIIIRDDDTQIYIDYKDNGRGLSPEMLDKHFDAFVTTKRDKGGSGLGTHIMYNLVTQTLGGKISVESEPGSGLQYKIQFPHHRVSTETEAT